The following coding sequences lie in one Saccharomonospora amisosensis genomic window:
- a CDS encoding HAD family hydrolase, translating into MEAVRVSWLAGRGKDRERLAALAGEASADAAVAMESAAPVATIELESGDDEERQPPPPPAPPDLTAAAFFDVDNTMMIGASIFHFARGLAARKYFTTSDLAGFAWQQVKFRVGGRESKQGVQSSREQALSFVAGRTVEEMVAIGEEIYDELMADKIWAGTRALAQLHLDAGQRVWLVTATPVELAAIIARRLGLTGALGTVAENVDGVYTGRLVGDLLHGRAKAHAVRALAAREGLNLKRCTAYSDSQNDVPMLSVVGTAVAVNPDAGLRETARERGWEIRDFRTGRKAAKIGVPSVLGAGALAGAVAAGLAYRRRAA; encoded by the coding sequence CTGGAGGCGGTGCGCGTGTCGTGGTTGGCCGGCCGCGGGAAGGACCGTGAGCGCCTCGCGGCGCTGGCGGGTGAGGCTTCTGCCGACGCCGCTGTCGCGATGGAATCCGCCGCGCCGGTGGCCACCATCGAGCTCGAAAGCGGCGACGACGAGGAGCGGCAGCCACCTCCACCGCCTGCCCCGCCGGACCTGACCGCGGCGGCGTTCTTCGACGTGGACAACACGATGATGATCGGCGCCTCGATCTTCCACTTCGCGAGGGGACTCGCGGCGCGCAAGTACTTCACCACCTCCGACCTCGCTGGCTTCGCGTGGCAGCAGGTCAAGTTCCGGGTCGGTGGCAGGGAGAGCAAACAGGGCGTGCAGTCCAGCCGTGAGCAGGCGTTGTCGTTCGTGGCAGGCCGCACGGTCGAGGAAATGGTGGCCATCGGCGAGGAGATCTACGACGAGCTGATGGCCGACAAGATCTGGGCAGGCACGAGGGCGCTCGCCCAGTTGCACCTCGACGCGGGCCAGCGGGTCTGGCTGGTCACGGCGACACCGGTCGAGCTGGCCGCGATCATCGCGAGACGGCTGGGCCTCACAGGGGCACTCGGCACGGTCGCCGAGAACGTGGACGGCGTCTACACCGGCAGGCTCGTCGGCGACCTGCTGCACGGCAGGGCCAAAGCACACGCGGTACGGGCACTGGCGGCGCGAGAGGGGCTCAACCTGAAGCGCTGCACCGCCTACTCGGACTCACAGAACGACGTTCCCATGCTCTCTGTGGTCGGCACGGCTGTCGCGGTGAACCCCGACGCGGGGCTGCGCGAGACCGCGAGGGAGCGCGGCTGGGAGATCCGCGACTTCCGCACCGGGCGCAAGGCCGCCAAGATCGGCGTGCCGTCCGTGCTCGGCGCCGGAGCGCTGGCGGGGGCGGTCGCCGCCGGACTCGCCTACCGCAGGCGCGCCGCGTAG
- a CDS encoding 30S ribosomal protein bS22, protein MGSVIKKRRKRMSKKKHRKLLRRTRVQRRKQGK, encoded by the coding sequence GTGGGCTCGGTGATCAAGAAGCGCCGTAAGCGTATGTCCAAGAAGAAGCACCGCAAACTGCTTCGCCGCACCCGGGTGCAGCGCCGCAAGCAGGGCAAGTGA
- a CDS encoding DUF5667 domain-containing protein yields MRVPPWSRARRREDERFARAVDTGDDSEFGTELAVVAALRRLGEGDTASLSGDARARIADRVTPDLRRVKRKPRLTAVITAATAVVTAVSGLALVLSANSLPGEALYDVKRAREAAVIQLTLDDESRALKHLEYAELRLAELALLVESGERARHNYAIAFDDFTDEAAAGTSGLTAVATSTGGRQLSPLRQWANEQAAKLALLSPTLPEEPAAPRTLLSRIERRATALAARMDCAQITSGDFDDIGAIPATGACGTPPAEPPGTRTDPGPPLPPPPRPTPDDERTENTLAVLREPVPTASPLPTASPVTSSTTVYGPPVPTPTMPRLPDGSPPPRPPVTIPPLLPGLPEVGIG; encoded by the coding sequence GTGAGAGTGCCCCCCTGGTCGCGAGCCAGGCGACGCGAGGACGAGCGTTTCGCTCGCGCGGTCGATACCGGCGACGACTCGGAGTTCGGGACCGAACTCGCCGTCGTGGCAGCGCTGCGGCGGCTGGGCGAGGGCGACACCGCCTCGCTGAGCGGTGACGCACGTGCCCGCATCGCCGACCGCGTCACCCCCGACCTTCGCAGGGTGAAGCGCAAGCCCCGGCTGACCGCGGTGATCACCGCGGCGACGGCCGTGGTCACCGCCGTTTCCGGACTCGCGCTGGTGCTCTCGGCGAACTCGCTGCCTGGAGAGGCACTCTACGACGTCAAACGGGCCCGCGAGGCCGCCGTCATCCAGCTCACGCTCGACGACGAGAGCAGGGCGCTTAAGCACCTCGAGTACGCCGAACTGCGGCTGGCGGAACTCGCGCTGCTGGTGGAAAGCGGCGAGCGGGCGCGGCACAACTACGCGATCGCGTTCGACGACTTCACCGACGAGGCGGCGGCAGGTACCTCCGGCCTCACCGCCGTGGCCACCAGCACGGGAGGGCGGCAGCTCAGCCCGCTTCGACAGTGGGCGAACGAGCAGGCGGCCAAGCTTGCGCTGCTGAGCCCCACGCTTCCCGAGGAACCGGCGGCGCCGCGCACCCTGCTCTCGCGGATCGAACGGCGAGCCACGGCACTGGCGGCGAGGATGGACTGTGCGCAGATCACGTCCGGCGACTTCGACGACATCGGCGCGATTCCAGCCACCGGAGCCTGCGGCACACCGCCCGCCGAACCTCCCGGCACCCGGACCGATCCCGGACCACCGCTGCCGCCACCACCGCGACCCACCCCGGACGACGAGCGGACCGAGAACACACTGGCCGTACTGCGGGAACCGGTGCCTACCGCCTCGCCGCTACCGACCGCCTCGCCGGTGACCTCGAGCACCACCGTGTACGGGCCGCCGGTCCCCACCCCGACGATGCCGCGGCTGCCGGACGGCTCACCGCCACCGCGACCGCCGGTGACGATCCCGCCGCTGTTGCCCGGCTTACCGGAAGTCGGGATCGGATAG
- a CDS encoding sigma-70 family RNA polymerase sigma factor — MSMPIAVAAGPAPARLRAVDAPAPAEREQTEPRDAAVAENWELVRAAQRGDTAAFGKLYDRYVDWVYRYVLLRVGDRHLAEDVTSETFLRALRRITSISYQGRDVGAWFTTIARNLVFDHVKSSRYRLEIVTDEVAEPGSRGSEAPGPEQQVISKTTSDELLRSIADLGDDQRECIILRFIQGYSVAETAAIMQRNEGAVKALQHRAVRRLAKLLPSGVR; from the coding sequence GTGAGCATGCCGATCGCTGTTGCGGCTGGTCCCGCACCCGCGAGGCTTCGGGCCGTCGATGCGCCCGCACCGGCCGAACGCGAGCAGACCGAGCCCCGGGATGCCGCCGTAGCGGAGAACTGGGAGCTGGTGCGAGCCGCCCAGCGCGGCGACACGGCCGCTTTCGGCAAGCTCTACGACCGCTACGTGGACTGGGTTTACCGGTATGTCCTGCTGCGGGTCGGCGACCGGCACCTCGCCGAGGACGTGACCAGCGAGACGTTCCTGCGCGCGCTGCGCCGAATCACCTCGATCTCCTACCAGGGCCGTGACGTGGGCGCGTGGTTCACCACGATCGCCCGCAACCTGGTGTTCGACCACGTCAAGTCGAGCCGGTACCGGCTCGAGATCGTCACCGACGAGGTGGCAGAGCCGGGCTCGCGAGGAAGCGAGGCCCCAGGACCGGAGCAACAGGTGATCAGCAAAACCACCAGCGACGAACTGTTGCGCAGCATCGCCGACCTCGGTGACGACCAGCGCGAGTGCATCATCCTGCGGTTCATCCAGGGCTACTCGGTAGCCGAGACCGCCGCGATCATGCAGCGCAACGAGGGTGCGGTCAAGGCGCTGCAGCACAGGGCCGTTCGCAGGCTCGCCAAGCTGTTGCCTTCCGGAGTGCGCTGA
- a CDS encoding NAD-dependent epimerase/dehydratase family protein, which translates to MPSKAVLITGVAGELGGRLLARLGNSPDLERVIGVDTAPPREDVLRRMGRAEFVRADIRNPLIAKIIASSEVDTVVHAATTSHPAEPGRRRAIKEVNVIGTMRLLAACQRSPRVGKLVVKSTAAVYGAGPRSQAVFTEDSELSGSASSGYAKDAVEMEGYVRGLSRRRPDIDMTVLRFVNVVGPDIDTVFSRYFAMPVVPTVLGFDARLQLLHACDALGILEHATLHDRPGVFNAASDGVITLGQAIRRAGRVELPVLRNAMPVLGRMLRGARVVDFSSDQVRLLNFGRVVDNTKLKQEFGYTPSWTTREAFDDYVQGRGLRSVVDGQRLARLVTTVDAWRAKL; encoded by the coding sequence ATGCCGTCGAAAGCCGTCCTCATCACCGGGGTGGCCGGTGAGCTGGGTGGGCGGCTCCTCGCGCGGTTGGGCAACAGCCCGGACCTCGAACGGGTCATTGGTGTCGACACGGCACCGCCGCGCGAGGACGTGCTGCGTCGCATGGGCAGAGCCGAGTTCGTGCGCGCCGACATCCGGAACCCGCTCATAGCGAAGATCATCGCCTCCTCGGAGGTCGACACCGTCGTGCACGCGGCCACCACGTCGCATCCGGCGGAACCCGGTCGGCGCAGGGCGATCAAGGAAGTCAACGTCATTGGCACGATGCGGCTGCTGGCCGCGTGTCAACGCTCGCCGCGCGTGGGCAAGTTGGTCGTCAAGTCCACGGCCGCGGTGTACGGAGCTGGGCCGCGCTCGCAGGCGGTGTTCACCGAGGACTCGGAGCTGAGCGGCTCGGCATCGAGCGGCTACGCCAAGGACGCCGTCGAGATGGAGGGCTACGTGCGTGGTCTCTCCCGCCGCCGCCCGGACATCGACATGACCGTGCTGCGGTTCGTCAATGTCGTGGGTCCGGACATCGACACGGTGTTCTCGCGGTACTTCGCGATGCCGGTCGTGCCGACCGTGCTCGGTTTCGACGCGCGGCTGCAACTGCTGCACGCCTGCGACGCGCTCGGCATCCTCGAACACGCGACACTGCACGACCGGCCGGGCGTGTTCAACGCCGCCTCCGACGGGGTAATAACGCTGGGGCAGGCGATCCGTCGAGCGGGTCGAGTTGAACTGCCCGTGCTCCGCAACGCGATGCCCGTGCTGGGCAGGATGCTTCGGGGCGCCAGGGTGGTCGACTTCTCCTCCGACCAGGTGCGGCTGCTCAATTTCGGGCGCGTCGTGGACAACACGAAGCTGAAGCAGGAGTTCGGCTACACCCCCAGCTGGACGACACGGGAAGCCTTCGACGACTACGTGCAGGGCAGGGGACTGCGGTCGGTTGTCGATGGGCAGCGGCTAGCGAGACTGGTTACAACGGTCGACGCTTGGAGGGCGAAGCTGTGA
- a CDS encoding thioesterase family protein: protein MSAAEQEAARFGEACAVRSLGDGTFTADLRFEWSIGGHPHGGFLLALLANAAGRALAERGEPPADPMVVSAEFLRAPAVGPALLRADIRKIGRRATVVAVGLEQRGRSCVEGRVTVGRLPVRPPVWTDAPALPAEPPQGAIPLTGETSEGVFNLASGCDVRIDPATAGYLSGRTGDPPRLRLWARPRDGEPDPLFALLACDINPPVVFNLGRFGWAPTAQLTALVRTRPCPGWLRVHVEARSVQEGWFDSDAVVVDAQGRIVCQARQLALSPSPSG, encoded by the coding sequence GTGAGCGCCGCGGAGCAGGAGGCCGCTCGGTTCGGAGAGGCCTGTGCCGTCCGTTCCCTCGGGGACGGCACCTTTACCGCGGACCTACGGTTCGAATGGTCCATCGGAGGTCACCCTCACGGGGGTTTCTTGTTGGCCCTGCTCGCCAACGCGGCGGGCAGGGCGCTGGCCGAGCGAGGCGAGCCGCCCGCCGACCCGATGGTGGTCAGCGCGGAGTTCCTGCGCGCACCCGCCGTGGGGCCCGCGCTGTTGCGTGCCGACATCCGCAAGATCGGGCGCAGGGCCACGGTGGTGGCGGTAGGTCTGGAGCAGCGAGGTCGAAGCTGCGTGGAGGGCAGGGTCACCGTGGGCAGGTTGCCGGTGCGACCGCCGGTGTGGACCGACGCACCCGCACTGCCCGCTGAACCGCCCCAAGGCGCCATCCCGCTGACCGGGGAGACATCGGAAGGCGTGTTCAACCTGGCGAGCGGTTGCGACGTGCGCATCGACCCGGCCACCGCGGGCTACCTGTCCGGCCGGACGGGCGACCCGCCTCGGCTGCGCCTGTGGGCGCGGCCGAGGGACGGTGAACCCGACCCGCTGTTCGCGTTGCTGGCCTGCGACATCAACCCGCCTGTGGTGTTCAACCTCGGCAGGTTCGGCTGGGCGCCTACAGCGCAACTGACCGCTCTGGTACGGACCCGGCCCTGCCCCGGTTGGCTGCGCGTGCACGTGGAGGCGCGGTCGGTGCAGGAAGGTTGGTTCGACTCCGACGCGGTCGTGGTGGACGCCCAGGGCCGTATCGTCTGCCAGGCCAGGCAGCTGGCGCTGTCCCCGTCACCGAGCGGGTAG
- a CDS encoding lysophospholipid acyltransferase family protein — protein MTSGSSARVIPLHRGRSAPRGTVRSDRDAPVVTLPTSQDKGPLPADPVARVLTFLRHRLTGDYPVDEFGFDVELTETLLLPPLRVLYDNWFRVRTHGVENLPRRGGALLVSNHSGVLPIDAIMMGLAVHDEHPEHRYLRMLGADLVFKTPLLSMLARKSGQTLACHPDAERLLRAGELVGVWPEGFKGVGKPFSARYKLQRFGRGGFVSAALRTGVPIIPCAIVGAEEIYPKIGDIRPLARLLGLPYFPVTPFFPLLGALGTVPLPTKWHIEFGEPIRTDTYDAGADDDQMLVLNLTDQVREAIQHMLYRRLAQRRGIFRG, from the coding sequence GTGACTTCCGGCAGCTCGGCGCGGGTCATCCCGCTGCACCGGGGCAGGAGCGCACCGAGAGGCACCGTGCGGTCCGATCGCGACGCGCCGGTGGTGACGCTGCCGACGTCGCAGGACAAGGGTCCGTTGCCCGCCGATCCGGTAGCGAGGGTGCTGACTTTCCTGCGGCACCGCCTCACCGGGGACTATCCGGTGGACGAGTTCGGATTCGACGTCGAACTCACCGAGACCCTGCTGCTGCCGCCGCTGCGGGTGCTGTACGACAACTGGTTCCGGGTGCGCACGCATGGGGTGGAGAACCTGCCGCGGCGTGGAGGCGCGCTGCTGGTGAGCAACCACTCGGGTGTGCTCCCGATCGATGCGATCATGATGGGGCTCGCCGTCCACGACGAGCATCCGGAGCACCGCTACCTGCGGATGCTCGGCGCCGACCTAGTGTTCAAGACCCCGCTGTTGAGCATGCTCGCGCGCAAGTCGGGGCAGACGCTCGCGTGCCACCCTGACGCGGAGCGACTGCTGCGTGCGGGTGAGCTGGTGGGTGTCTGGCCGGAGGGGTTCAAGGGCGTCGGCAAGCCGTTCTCGGCCCGCTACAAGTTGCAGCGGTTCGGCCGAGGCGGGTTCGTGTCGGCGGCGCTTCGCACCGGCGTGCCGATCATCCCGTGTGCCATCGTCGGCGCCGAGGAGATCTACCCCAAGATCGGCGACATCCGGCCGCTGGCTCGGCTGCTTGGCCTGCCGTACTTCCCCGTGACGCCGTTCTTCCCGCTGCTCGGCGCACTCGGTACGGTCCCGCTGCCCACCAAGTGGCACATCGAATTCGGTGAACCGATCCGCACAGACACCTACGATGCCGGCGCCGACGACGACCAGATGTTGGTGCTGAACCTCACCGACCAGGTCCGCGAGGCGATCCAGCACATGCTTTACCGCAGGTTGGCGCAGCGGCGCGGCATCTTTCGGGGTTGA
- a CDS encoding helix-turn-helix domain-containing protein produces the protein MSPSRKEDVPGPRQVQFLTVAEVAALMRVSKMTVYRLVHSGELPAVRVGKSFRVPEKAVHDYLDNAYFDVG, from the coding sequence ATGTCGCCGAGCAGGAAAGAAGACGTGCCGGGGCCCCGGCAGGTCCAGTTCCTGACCGTAGCCGAGGTGGCCGCGCTGATGCGGGTGTCGAAGATGACCGTCTATCGGCTCGTGCACTCGGGAGAACTGCCCGCCGTCCGGGTCGGCAAGTCCTTCCGAGTGCCGGAAAAGGCTGTGCACGACTACCTGGACAACGCTTACTTCGACGTTGGGTAG
- a CDS encoding molybdopterin-dependent oxidoreductase, with the protein MSDVTGARRPPRISGPVSGLIGLLALAAALAAGHLMAAFVGIGASPYFAVGSAAIDLAPTWLKDWAVGTFGSYDKLVLLAGMAAVLMSLAVTAGLLSRRRPLAATIVIAGLGVLAGVAVLTRPDVGRLALLAPLAAVAAGLGVFHWLHALARRGRHDPGERPFEHAEQVTTDRRRFLAAAGGVAAGAGLAGLGGVLIGGGKDAAGSRAAVGELAVARPAPPVPAGADFAGSGTPSFLTSNDSFYRIDTALVVPQVRAQDWTLRVHGMVERELTIDYADIRARPLVERTVTLCCVSNEVGGPYVSTANFIGIDLADLLAEAGVEPGAEQLFSTSADGWTCGTPVEAVTDGSRGAMLAIGMNGEPLPLEHGFPARMVVPGLYGYVSATKWVTDLELTTWQARRAYWLERGWAQRAPVKTQSRVDFPAASATVPTGTITVAGTAWAQSRGIAKVEVRLDEGPWRTAELSADVSDDAWRMWRIELELPRPGEYSVACRATDKSGYTQTGERAPVLPDGATGRHTVRFTAR; encoded by the coding sequence ATGAGCGATGTCACCGGTGCGCGGCGTCCGCCCCGCATCTCGGGGCCCGTCTCGGGCCTCATCGGGCTGCTGGCCCTCGCCGCGGCGCTGGCGGCCGGACATCTGATGGCGGCCTTCGTCGGCATCGGCGCCTCTCCCTACTTCGCGGTCGGCTCCGCCGCCATCGACCTCGCGCCCACCTGGCTTAAGGACTGGGCGGTAGGCACCTTCGGCAGCTACGACAAGCTCGTGCTGCTCGCAGGCATGGCCGCGGTGCTCATGTCGCTGGCCGTCACCGCGGGATTGCTCTCCCGGCGCCGCCCGCTTGCCGCAACGATCGTCATCGCCGGGCTCGGCGTGCTCGCCGGGGTCGCGGTGTTGACAAGGCCTGATGTCGGGCGGCTCGCATTGCTGGCCCCGCTGGCCGCGGTCGCGGCCGGGCTGGGCGTCTTCCACTGGCTGCACGCGTTGGCCCGGCGCGGCCGCCACGACCCCGGCGAGCGGCCCTTCGAGCACGCTGAGCAGGTCACCACCGACCGGCGCCGCTTCCTCGCCGCCGCAGGCGGGGTCGCGGCCGGCGCGGGGCTGGCCGGGCTGGGCGGGGTACTCATCGGTGGCGGCAAGGACGCGGCCGGTTCACGGGCGGCCGTGGGCGAGTTGGCGGTGGCGCGACCCGCACCACCGGTTCCTGCCGGGGCCGACTTCGCCGGTTCCGGCACGCCGTCGTTTCTCACCAGCAACGACTCCTTCTACCGCATCGACACCGCGCTGGTCGTCCCGCAGGTTCGTGCGCAGGACTGGACGCTTCGGGTGCACGGCATGGTGGAGCGCGAGCTGACCATCGACTACGCCGACATCCGCGCCCGGCCACTCGTGGAGCGCACGGTCACCTTGTGTTGCGTCTCCAACGAGGTCGGCGGCCCCTACGTGTCCACGGCCAACTTCATCGGCATCGACCTCGCAGACCTGCTCGCCGAGGCCGGTGTCGAGCCAGGTGCCGAGCAACTGTTCTCCACCAGTGCCGACGGCTGGACCTGCGGCACCCCCGTCGAGGCCGTGACGGACGGCTCGCGCGGCGCCATGCTCGCGATCGGCATGAACGGCGAGCCGTTGCCGCTGGAGCACGGCTTCCCCGCCCGCATGGTGGTGCCGGGCCTTTACGGCTACGTTTCGGCGACCAAGTGGGTCACCGACCTTGAGCTCACCACCTGGCAGGCGCGGCGGGCGTACTGGCTCGAGCGCGGCTGGGCACAGCGCGCCCCTGTGAAGACCCAGTCGCGCGTCGACTTCCCTGCGGCGTCGGCGACCGTGCCCACCGGCACCATCACGGTCGCGGGCACCGCCTGGGCGCAGTCGCGGGGCATCGCGAAGGTCGAGGTACGGCTGGACGAGGGGCCGTGGCGAACGGCGGAGCTTTCCGCCGACGTCAGCGACGACGCCTGGCGGATGTGGCGGATCGAGTTGGAGCTGCCTCGCCCCGGCGAGTACTCGGTGGCTTGCCGCGCGACGGACAAGTCCGGCTACACCCAGACCGGCGAGCGGGCACCCGTCCTCCCAGACGGCGCGACCGGCCGACACACGGTGAGATTCACGGCCAGGTAA
- a CDS encoding glutaredoxin family protein encodes MHTVTVMTRAGCHACERAEQQVERICTELGVEWSTADVDSDTEWRAEYGDRVPVILVDGKEHGYWTVEEDRLRAALSS; translated from the coding sequence ATGCACACAGTCACCGTCATGACACGAGCGGGCTGCCACGCCTGCGAGCGAGCCGAGCAGCAGGTGGAGCGCATCTGCACGGAGTTGGGCGTGGAATGGTCCACGGCCGACGTCGACTCCGACACCGAGTGGCGTGCCGAGTACGGCGACCGTGTCCCCGTGATCCTTGTCGACGGGAAGGAACACGGGTACTGGACGGTCGAGGAGGACCGGCTTCGGGCGGCGCTGTCCTCGTAA
- a CDS encoding AMP-binding protein translates to MTGVRGNVADLVSTAATAHPTTVALIDTVSGDTVTWKALDAAVDALARSLSEAGLRPGDRVALRSPTCPAFAIGFFAVARAGGIVVPLSPQAPNAELLPVLEQSGARMLLGSADAELGHDLTVLEPDLGASGDPVDPVGGGEDIAALLYTSGTAGPARGVMLSHRALLANVEQLRSLTPPVAEPGDRVFIAIPLHHIYGLGPGLLTAAAAGATAVLAPRFEARQALAHCSTHRVTVLLGVPGMYADFAALPPEEVGERLSTVRLLVSGAAPLRPKVLAAMRAATGLAVYEGYGLTEAAPVVTSTLVTGYAKPGSVGRPLPGVEVRLVDSDGSGEGVPLDPADPDDAFGEDEAGTGLVAIRGENLFSGYWPDGAHGPDADGWVRTGDVGYLDTDGDLHLVDRANDLIIVNGFNVYPREVEQVIAELPQVAEVAVVGMLDERSGEAVRAVVVPKPGAALSEQQVLQRCSERLAGYKVPATVRFVSELPHSPTGKLRRLDLRS, encoded by the coding sequence GTGACCGGTGTACGGGGCAATGTCGCCGACCTGGTGAGCACGGCTGCGACGGCACATCCGACGACTGTCGCGTTGATCGATACAGTGTCGGGCGACACAGTGACCTGGAAAGCGCTGGACGCCGCCGTCGACGCGCTGGCGCGTTCGCTCAGCGAGGCGGGGCTGCGCCCGGGCGATCGAGTGGCGCTGCGGTCGCCGACCTGCCCCGCCTTCGCCATCGGCTTCTTCGCCGTGGCCAGGGCAGGGGGCATCGTCGTGCCGCTTTCCCCGCAGGCGCCCAACGCCGAGTTGCTGCCGGTGCTCGAACAAAGCGGCGCCCGCATGCTGCTGGGGTCCGCCGACGCCGAGTTGGGCCACGACCTGACGGTTCTCGAGCCGGACCTGGGCGCGAGCGGTGACCCTGTCGATCCGGTCGGCGGCGGTGAGGACATCGCCGCCCTGCTGTACACCTCGGGCACCGCGGGCCCCGCGCGCGGCGTGATGCTGTCGCACCGTGCATTACTGGCCAACGTGGAGCAACTGCGCTCGCTGACGCCTCCGGTGGCCGAGCCGGGCGATCGGGTTTTCATCGCCATCCCGCTGCACCACATCTACGGGCTCGGGCCCGGTCTGCTCACCGCCGCCGCGGCCGGGGCGACCGCCGTGCTGGCCCCACGGTTCGAAGCGAGGCAGGCGCTTGCCCACTGCTCGACCCATCGGGTCACCGTGCTGCTCGGCGTGCCGGGCATGTACGCCGATTTCGCGGCACTGCCACCCGAGGAGGTCGGCGAGCGGCTCTCCACGGTGCGGCTGCTGGTCTCGGGAGCCGCACCGCTGCGGCCGAAGGTGCTCGCCGCCATGCGGGCGGCGACGGGTCTTGCGGTCTACGAGGGTTACGGGCTCACCGAGGCAGCGCCCGTCGTCACCTCCACGCTCGTCACCGGCTACGCCAAGCCCGGATCGGTCGGGCGGCCACTGCCGGGCGTCGAGGTGCGCCTTGTCGACAGCGACGGAAGCGGGGAAGGCGTTCCGCTCGATCCCGCCGACCCCGACGACGCCTTCGGCGAGGACGAGGCGGGCACCGGGCTGGTCGCCATCCGCGGCGAGAACCTGTTCTCCGGCTACTGGCCCGACGGCGCGCACGGCCCGGACGCCGACGGTTGGGTGCGTACCGGTGACGTGGGCTACCTGGACACCGACGGCGACCTGCACCTTGTCGACCGCGCCAACGACCTGATCATCGTTAACGGCTTCAACGTCTACCCTCGCGAGGTGGAGCAGGTCATCGCCGAGTTGCCGCAGGTCGCCGAGGTGGCGGTGGTGGGAATGCTCGACGAACGCAGCGGGGAGGCCGTGCGGGCGGTGGTGGTTCCGAAGCCAGGTGCCGCGCTGTCGGAACAGCAGGTGCTGCAACGGTGTTCGGAGCGGCTGGCAGGTTACAAGGTGCCTGCCACGGTGCGGTTCGTCTCCGAGTTGCCCCACTCACCGACCGGCAAGCTGCGCCGCCTCGACCTGCGGTCATGA
- the proC gene encoding pyrroline-5-carboxylate reductase, translating into MGTIAVLGAGKIGEALLSGLISAGKSAEELLFTERHPERAAELTERYGIASVGVTEAAKRAEVLVVAVKPQDIEPLLAELAPLVGPGSLVVSLCAGLPTTLYERRLPDAVPVVRAMPNTPMLVGEAMSAVSPGRYATAEHVRTVEDMLRSVGKVVEVPEAQQDAVTALSGSGPAYFFYLVEAMIDAGILLGLPRAVAEQLIVQSAVGAAKMLAQGSEHPVLLREAVTSPAGTTINAIRELERHGVRAALLAAIEAARDRSVELGRAHEA; encoded by the coding sequence ATGGGAACCATCGCGGTACTGGGTGCGGGAAAGATCGGCGAGGCGTTGCTGTCCGGGCTGATCAGCGCGGGAAAGTCCGCCGAGGAACTGCTGTTCACCGAGCGGCATCCCGAGCGTGCGGCCGAGTTGACCGAGCGCTACGGCATCGCGTCGGTGGGCGTCACCGAGGCGGCCAAGCGGGCCGAGGTGCTGGTCGTGGCGGTCAAGCCGCAGGACATCGAGCCGTTGCTGGCCGAACTCGCGCCACTGGTCGGTCCCGGCTCGTTGGTGGTCTCGCTGTGCGCAGGGCTGCCGACCACGCTGTACGAGCGCAGGCTGCCCGATGCGGTGCCGGTGGTTCGGGCTATGCCCAACACCCCGATGCTGGTCGGTGAGGCGATGAGCGCGGTTTCTCCCGGCAGGTACGCCACCGCGGAGCACGTGCGGACCGTGGAGGACATGCTGCGTTCGGTCGGCAAGGTCGTCGAGGTCCCCGAGGCGCAGCAGGACGCGGTCACCGCGCTGTCGGGCTCCGGGCCCGCCTACTTCTTCTACCTGGTCGAGGCGATGATCGACGCGGGCATTCTGCTGGGGCTGCCCAGGGCCGTAGCCGAGCAACTGATCGTGCAGTCCGCGGTGGGGGCCGCCAAGATGCTAGCGCAGGGCAGTGAGCACCCCGTGTTGCTGCGTGAGGCCGTGACCTCCCCCGCGGGCACCACCATCAACGCCATCAGGGAGTTGGAGCGACACGGCGTACGCGCCGCACTGCTGGCCGCCATTGAGGCTGCGAGGGACCGATCGGTGGAACTGGGCAGGGCCCACGAGGCCTGA